Proteins found in one Corynebacterium canis genomic segment:
- a CDS encoding phosphotransferase family protein produces the protein MTTHTEHAFSAILDSTWLSRQCGKPVRATALRVKPETSILAALRHCSDDAIAGWARLMWPDGQRKAHKTELWAQTHGFSVTTSPALGGLTFQHGQFEADPKLGPWLLPEHLGFQLTGIDRILRYNPARRIVLRAGDSVLRVTVAPDELGFEVHRFVSEAVPTPDRLDDGTNPRLSIARVVGDSDLQASPNINATYQAGRILAQLHMSTAQLPETLRARLAHRYAPITERMRAHERIFQVLAPDLAHRIAHIAARVPTHVPGPAVVVHGDASPDQFLISRNGNDIWLTDFDRIHLAPAAVDLGCYLSVVDADTASALLAGYADTRGHAPSQTDVRTAQLHAMLLRIAEPMRSGDPAWRARTAAALTRVEELL, from the coding sequence ATGACAACACATACCGAACATGCATTCAGCGCAATCTTGGACAGCACGTGGCTGAGCCGGCAGTGCGGCAAGCCGGTACGGGCCACGGCGTTGCGAGTCAAACCCGAGACGTCGATTCTGGCCGCCCTGCGCCATTGTTCCGACGATGCTATTGCCGGTTGGGCGCGCCTGATGTGGCCCGATGGCCAGCGGAAAGCGCACAAGACCGAGCTCTGGGCGCAAACGCACGGGTTTTCGGTTACCACCTCCCCGGCGTTGGGTGGGCTCACCTTTCAGCATGGACAATTCGAGGCAGACCCGAAGCTGGGCCCCTGGCTATTGCCCGAGCATCTCGGGTTCCAGCTCACCGGCATTGACCGGATCCTGCGCTATAACCCGGCGCGGCGCATCGTGCTCCGCGCGGGCGATAGCGTGCTGCGCGTTACCGTCGCCCCAGACGAACTGGGATTCGAAGTGCACAGGTTCGTGTCGGAGGCCGTCCCCACCCCGGATCGCCTCGACGATGGCACCAATCCGCGCCTCAGCATTGCGCGCGTAGTTGGCGATTCTGATTTACAGGCCAGCCCGAACATAAATGCGACCTATCAAGCTGGGCGCATCCTCGCGCAATTGCATATGTCAACCGCGCAGCTCCCAGAAACGCTCCGGGCGCGGCTTGCACATCGGTACGCTCCCATCACCGAACGCATGCGAGCGCACGAACGCATCTTCCAAGTGCTAGCCCCTGACCTCGCCCACCGAATCGCACATATTGCCGCCCGCGTGCCAACCCATGTTCCGGGCCCCGCGGTTGTCGTTCATGGCGACGCCTCCCCCGATCAATTCCTGATTTCCCGCAATGGCAACGATATTTGGCTTACGGATTTTGACCGCATCCACCTCGCCCCCGCCGCGGTTGACCTTGGCTGCTACCTTTCCGTCGTGGACGCCGACACCGCCTCCGCGTTGCTGGCCGGTTACGCCGATACCCGCGGTCATGCGCCTTCCCAAACTGATGTACGAACCGCCCAGCTGCATGCCATGTTGTTGCGCATCGCGGAACCGATGCGTTCAGGCGATCCGGCATGGCGCGCTCGCACCGCCGCGGCACTGACCCGCGTGGAGGAATTGCTGTGA
- a CDS encoding ABC transporter ATP-binding protein: protein MINQPLRRTFELVSPHIKPERKLIVGGTIALLFEVCFRVLEPWPLKIVVDALSVSLGAHTSGQPASIQLLLICGIALVCVTALRAIANYLATVAFTLVGSRASTTLRMRVFKHVQRLPQQFHKGNRSADTVQRIVADVNRMQEVAVTAGLPLLANIVTFLAMMVVMFVLDSVLAIVVLVALILFGITSRNTSRNIAVASRNTRKAEGKLANTAQECLSAIEVVQTYVLEAMVSNRFREANTTALTAGVSSRRLAARLERTTDAIVGLATAAVLVGGGIRVLEESMTLGDLVLFTTYLRTTMKPLRDMAKYTGRIARATASGERVADLMEITSDIRTPTDPVVPYHINGHIKFDNVFTDYEDVLILRGFNLTIEPGEMLAVIGPSGAGKSTLASLLVRAIDPKSGDVYLDGHRLRDIDLVYLRELVSLLHQEPVLFTGTIRENIRFGRIGASDDEIIAAAKAARAHDFIMEFPEGYDTLVGERGSTLSGGQRQRVAIARALLRNTPVIILDEPTTGLDPESATLVMDAIHELVAEKTTIAVTHDPEVALGADRVVWIQDGQVLWQGTPDYLQEHSPEFRAWVSNGSQSLPRAQVED, encoded by the coding sequence ATGATCAACCAACCTTTGCGGCGCACCTTCGAACTTGTATCCCCACATATCAAGCCCGAGCGAAAGCTTATCGTCGGCGGCACAATCGCACTGCTATTTGAAGTGTGTTTTCGGGTGCTGGAACCTTGGCCACTGAAGATCGTGGTGGACGCGCTCTCGGTCTCACTGGGGGCGCATACCTCCGGACAGCCAGCGAGCATACAATTGCTGCTCATCTGCGGCATCGCACTGGTTTGCGTAACGGCATTGCGGGCTATTGCCAATTACCTTGCCACGGTGGCCTTTACGCTGGTCGGATCGCGCGCCTCCACCACGCTGCGCATGCGGGTGTTCAAACATGTGCAACGCCTGCCGCAGCAATTCCATAAGGGGAATCGCTCGGCAGACACGGTGCAGCGCATCGTAGCGGACGTAAACCGTATGCAGGAGGTCGCCGTCACCGCCGGACTGCCGCTGCTTGCGAACATAGTTACGTTCCTAGCGATGATGGTGGTGATGTTCGTACTGGACTCGGTATTGGCGATCGTGGTGCTGGTAGCGCTCATCCTGTTCGGCATCACCTCGCGCAATACGTCACGCAATATCGCCGTCGCATCGCGCAATACTCGAAAAGCGGAGGGCAAGCTCGCCAATACCGCGCAGGAATGCCTTTCCGCCATCGAGGTCGTGCAAACGTACGTACTAGAGGCGATGGTGAGCAATCGCTTCCGCGAAGCGAATACCACCGCGCTCACCGCAGGCGTGAGCTCACGGAGGCTCGCCGCACGGCTCGAACGTACAACCGACGCAATCGTTGGGTTGGCCACCGCCGCAGTGCTCGTCGGAGGTGGAATACGTGTTCTAGAGGAATCCATGACATTGGGCGACCTCGTATTGTTTACCACCTATCTGCGCACCACCATGAAACCGTTGCGGGACATGGCCAAATACACGGGCCGCATCGCCCGCGCCACCGCATCCGGCGAACGCGTGGCCGATCTGATGGAAATCACCTCCGATATCCGCACCCCCACCGACCCCGTCGTGCCGTATCACATCAACGGCCACATCAAGTTCGACAATGTGTTCACCGACTACGAAGACGTCTTGATCTTGCGCGGATTCAACCTCACCATCGAACCGGGCGAAATGCTCGCCGTGATCGGACCGTCCGGCGCCGGTAAATCCACGCTGGCCTCGCTATTGGTGCGCGCCATCGACCCGAAATCCGGGGACGTATATTTGGACGGCCACCGGCTCCGCGATATCGATTTGGTATATCTGCGGGAATTGGTCTCGTTATTGCACCAGGAACCGGTTCTCTTTACGGGCACCATCCGCGAAAACATTCGATTCGGCCGCATCGGCGCCAGCGATGACGAGATTATTGCCGCGGCCAAGGCGGCGCGAGCCCACGATTTCATTATGGAATTCCCGGAAGGCTACGACACGTTGGTGGGTGAGCGCGGCAGCACCCTTTCCGGCGGCCAGCGCCAACGGGTGGCAATCGCGCGCGCCCTTTTGCGCAATACCCCGGTGATTATCCTCGACGAACCAACCACCGGCCTCGACCCCGAATCAGCGACGCTGGTCATGGACGCAATCCACGAATTGGTGGCGGAAAAAACCACGATCGCGGTGACCCACGACCCAGAGGTGGCCCTTGGCGCGGACCGCGTGGTGTGGATCCAAGACGGCCAAGTCCTGTGGCAGGGGACCCCGGATTACCTGCAGGAGCACAGTCCCGAATTCCGTGCGTGGGTTTCCAACGGCTCCCAATCGCTGCCGCGGGCACAGGTTGAGGACTAG